In Parasegetibacter sp. NRK P23, a single genomic region encodes these proteins:
- a CDS encoding histidine kinase — translation MIKRLPILFIIFSLQLTFVCKASEDTTLSFRQIPYPSGRMLFDTYQDSRGYTWIASANGAARYNGARFIHYSKKDGLSDLNIFSFHEDSRQRIWAATFNGDPCFFHNGKWFNKENAPWLQPIAGNGPIQNILEHADHVVVVCSRKIFWIRGDNIVRSIAVEKLQPYARKMAGAILFNGKLVLVTDAGFYLPAEKRFITLPATIRFLNQNTKMAVWNGKLCISQDREVYFFNASLQLETQLSTPGNQLVVNILPGKGIKAGPEQGILVVCTENGVYGLSAMGKDGMKLLADDVPWTSSFRKDRTGNVWATSLTRGLFLAEQHTFRKIQLEGCAPEDICSRLEVINGKLWAGTEEGCVFKEEGLGSRLRFIHQARFSESLKRVRAFHAHHNRVYAALDGALLVTDTTTKATVRVPGATKAIRILKDDSLLIARSAKLVKVPAPDPALSVQPPGGYPERTILEEKVLCMVPSGNDSTWIGCWEGIRLLFKDGALPIPAALKSIRSPVTAIVTMPENQLLIGTREEGLIHFDGRKIQHLNNGERDGYWVHQVIPADGPRQWWVASNAGLSAVAYKEGKFILEKSYGIPYEGPLLSIASHKGALWLATENGVYTLPLQKKAAPGPKVFWEEMELEDSVYMLQYSNTIPRLAHFQNNITLRFTPLYFSIVHAPVFRFKITPGNNQWATTVRPEIQFRQLAPGTYDIAVQARRPDSAFGPSATLRLYIAPPWWGTWWFRVLVGIAALGLMVLFFKTKMNRLRKKNAAAQQQIVQEKERVTLQHQLLQWQQEAEKAQLTPHFVFNAIYALQGYYGAGKITEGKAYAEKFSGLIREQLRLSGKERISLEEEVRLLQNYCAWRNMKKRHPVEIHFEYKAPGAAHLSIPTMLLQPLIENCFDHGFEEDAPGQQIHVHINPDRSKAMINIEITDNGKGYTYTKHSGMEEAQYNTKEGSNGKGVALVGKRLELLGALAWGNRKPTCPLFEIDRMDEKGGCRVVLKIPCSFETHESV, via the coding sequence ATGATAAAAAGATTGCCGATCCTTTTCATCATTTTTTCGCTGCAGCTCACTTTCGTATGCAAGGCATCGGAAGACACTACGCTTTCGTTCCGCCAAATCCCCTACCCTTCCGGCAGAATGCTTTTTGATACCTACCAGGACAGCCGCGGGTATACCTGGATCGCCTCCGCCAACGGCGCGGCAAGGTACAACGGCGCCCGGTTCATCCACTATTCCAAAAAAGACGGGCTTTCGGACCTTAATATCTTTTCATTTCATGAAGACAGCCGGCAAAGAATATGGGCGGCTACCTTTAACGGCGATCCCTGTTTTTTCCACAACGGCAAATGGTTTAATAAAGAGAATGCTCCATGGCTACAACCTATTGCGGGCAATGGCCCCATCCAAAATATCCTGGAACATGCGGATCACGTGGTGGTGGTATGCAGCAGGAAAATATTTTGGATTAGGGGCGATAACATCGTCCGCTCCATCGCCGTTGAAAAGTTGCAGCCTTACGCCAGAAAAATGGCCGGCGCCATCCTGTTCAATGGGAAGCTGGTGCTGGTTACGGATGCCGGATTTTACCTGCCGGCGGAAAAACGATTCATCACGTTACCGGCAACCATCCGCTTTCTGAACCAAAACACCAAAATGGCGGTATGGAACGGAAAATTATGCATCAGTCAAGATCGGGAAGTCTACTTTTTCAATGCTTCATTGCAACTTGAAACACAACTCAGCACCCCCGGCAATCAACTGGTCGTGAACATCCTCCCGGGGAAAGGAATTAAGGCGGGCCCTGAACAGGGCATACTGGTAGTATGCACGGAAAATGGCGTGTATGGGCTTTCAGCTATGGGCAAAGACGGTATGAAGCTACTGGCGGACGATGTTCCCTGGACGAGCTCCTTTCGTAAGGACAGAACAGGAAATGTGTGGGCCACCAGTTTAACCCGCGGACTTTTCCTCGCGGAGCAACATACATTCAGAAAAATTCAGCTGGAGGGCTGCGCACCGGAAGATATCTGCTCGCGGCTTGAAGTCATAAATGGCAAACTCTGGGCCGGAACAGAAGAAGGATGCGTTTTTAAAGAAGAAGGCCTGGGCTCCCGGCTGAGGTTCATCCACCAGGCACGTTTTTCAGAATCTTTAAAGCGGGTACGCGCTTTCCATGCGCACCACAACCGGGTTTACGCCGCGCTGGATGGCGCATTGCTGGTGACCGACACAACAACCAAGGCAACGGTGAGGGTACCGGGTGCCACCAAAGCCATCAGGATACTGAAGGATGATAGTCTGCTAATAGCCAGATCCGCGAAATTGGTGAAGGTGCCCGCACCCGATCCAGCACTTTCCGTTCAACCGCCGGGCGGCTATCCCGAACGGACCATACTCGAAGAGAAAGTACTTTGTATGGTACCTTCCGGCAACGACAGCACCTGGATAGGTTGCTGGGAAGGGATCAGGCTGTTGTTCAAAGACGGCGCCCTGCCCATACCAGCCGCGCTGAAGAGCATACGCTCCCCCGTTACGGCCATCGTTACTATGCCCGAAAACCAGTTGCTGATCGGCACCAGGGAAGAGGGGCTTATTCATTTCGATGGCCGGAAAATACAACACCTCAACAATGGCGAAAGAGACGGCTACTGGGTACACCAGGTGATTCCCGCCGACGGCCCCAGGCAATGGTGGGTAGCCAGCAACGCGGGATTATCGGCTGTGGCGTACAAAGAAGGAAAGTTCATCCTTGAAAAAAGTTATGGCATTCCTTATGAGGGACCGCTCCTCAGTATTGCTTCGCACAAAGGCGCACTCTGGCTGGCCACTGAAAATGGGGTGTACACGCTTCCACTTCAAAAAAAAGCAGCGCCCGGCCCAAAGGTATTTTGGGAAGAAATGGAATTAGAAGATTCGGTGTACATGCTTCAGTATTCGAACACCATACCACGGCTGGCGCACTTTCAGAACAACATCACCCTTCGGTTTACGCCTTTGTATTTTTCCATAGTGCATGCACCGGTTTTCAGGTTTAAAATAACGCCGGGGAACAATCAATGGGCAACAACCGTGCGGCCCGAAATCCAATTCCGGCAACTGGCGCCGGGAACATATGATATCGCGGTACAGGCGCGTAGACCCGATTCCGCCTTCGGGCCCTCCGCAACACTTCGACTGTACATTGCCCCGCCCTGGTGGGGCACCTGGTGGTTCCGTGTTTTGGTGGGAATAGCGGCCCTGGGCCTGATGGTGCTGTTTTTCAAAACAAAGATGAATCGGCTCCGAAAGAAAAACGCCGCCGCCCAACAACAGATCGTGCAGGAAAAAGAACGCGTCACCCTTCAGCACCAGTTGCTTCAATGGCAGCAGGAAGCGGAGAAAGCACAACTGACGCCCCATTTTGTTTTTAATGCGATCTATGCCTTACAAGGTTATTATGGCGCCGGAAAAATCACAGAGGGAAAGGCTTACGCGGAAAAATTCTCAGGACTTATAAGGGAGCAACTGCGGCTCTCCGGTAAAGAAAGGATCAGTTTAGAAGAAGAAGTGCGTTTGCTGCAAAACTATTGTGCATGGCGGAACATGAAAAAGCGGCATCCCGTTGAAATTCATTTTGAATACAAAGCACCCGGAGCTGCGCACCTATCCATCCCCACCATGTTGCTGCAGCCACTCATAGAAAACTGTTTCGATCATGGGTTTGAAGAAGACGCGCCGGGACAGCAGATTCATGTTCACATCAATCCAGATCGGTCCAAAGCGATGATCAACATTGAAATCACGGATAACGGAAAAGGATATACGTACACCAAGCATTCCGGTATGGAAGAAGCACAGTATAACACCAAAGAGGGATCGAACGGAAAGGGCGTCGCATTGGTTGGTAAACGCCTTGAGTTGCTTGGCGCGCTGGCCTGGGGAAACCGAAAACCTACCTGCCCGCTTTTCGAAATTGACCGAATGGATGAAAAGGGCGGTTGCCGGGTGGTTTTAAAAATTCCATGTAGCTTTGAAACGCATGAAAGCGTATGA
- a CDS encoding LytTR family DNA-binding domain-containing protein — translation MKAYDICIIEDELPAALALEQDIRASCPQAGQIWTHTSLQDGVNAIEAHDPKIVLLDIQLGKRNGFELFDVFPQPSFQTIMVTAYESFALRAIKAQVADYILKPVETIQLQAAFNAAISRLDSNINNTSQLFPERIAIPAQDRITLVETMQVLYCEAEGNYCLIYLKNGEKICASFTLGSMMRRLDPERFIRVHQSYLIARDSIYRFFHAEGGKVELKNGTLIPVSRSYKQAFLHYLKSFLEK, via the coding sequence ATGAAAGCGTATGACATCTGCATCATAGAAGATGAACTGCCCGCGGCGCTGGCGTTGGAACAGGATATAAGGGCATCCTGCCCGCAGGCGGGACAGATATGGACGCACACGTCCCTACAGGATGGCGTGAACGCCATTGAGGCCCACGATCCAAAGATTGTACTGCTGGATATTCAGTTGGGAAAACGCAATGGCTTTGAATTGTTTGACGTCTTCCCTCAGCCTTCTTTCCAAACCATCATGGTAACCGCGTATGAATCATTCGCGTTGCGCGCCATCAAAGCACAAGTTGCCGATTATATCCTGAAACCGGTGGAAACAATACAACTTCAAGCGGCATTTAACGCCGCTATCTCAAGGCTGGATAGCAATATTAACAATACCAGTCAGTTGTTCCCTGAAAGAATAGCCATTCCGGCACAAGACAGGATTACACTGGTGGAGACGATGCAGGTACTATATTGCGAAGCGGAAGGAAACTACTGCCTAATCTACTTAAAGAACGGGGAAAAGATATGCGCCTCCTTTACTTTGGGCAGTATGATGCGTAGGCTGGACCCGGAACGATTCATCCGTGTGCACCAGAGTTACCTGATTGCGCGCGATAGTATTTACCGCTTCTTTCACGCCGAAGGCGGAAAAGTGGAACTGAAAAACGGCACCCTCATCCCTGTATCACGAAGCTACAAACAGGCATTCCTGCATTACTTAAAAAGTTTCCTGGAAAAATAG
- a CDS encoding DNA mismatch repair protein: protein MSFTTDKQTLDDLGLPGKFKPNSIYSLFNKVKTAGGERLLNEMFHHPLHDPDAINARSATFRYFQEHAFQFPFNREDFLPVENYLGNGTSASFIASATVLAKKKWMHSFLRDEQYSALQTGLRATINALVALKELLHELKIGFVAPARNIFSHQKLHWLSEAYHSKEVPLLKAARYDLLLRHTLRKEMAQVLETIYQLDVYMAVSAVARERGFSYATALPAPMNVLEAEALWHPGLRKAVPNPVALNSAHNLVFLTGANMAGKSTLMKSIGIATYLAHAGFPVAAKGMRFSVCDGMYTSINVPDNLDMGYSHFYAEVLRVKKVAEEVSSGKKLLVVFDELFKGTNVKDAYDATLAVTTAFSKYRNCFFIISTHIIEVGDALKKEFDSIRFSYLPTVMNGHVPSYTYTLAEGITSDRQGMTIIENEKILELLEE from the coding sequence ATGAGTTTTACAACAGACAAACAAACCCTGGATGACCTCGGACTGCCCGGGAAGTTCAAGCCAAATTCCATCTATTCCCTGTTCAATAAAGTAAAAACCGCTGGCGGGGAAAGACTGCTCAACGAAATGTTCCACCATCCCCTCCACGATCCCGATGCCATCAATGCCCGGAGTGCAACCTTCCGTTATTTCCAGGAACATGCTTTTCAGTTCCCGTTCAACCGGGAAGATTTTCTGCCCGTAGAAAATTACCTGGGTAATGGGACAAGTGCCAGCTTCATTGCTTCGGCCACTGTGTTGGCGAAGAAGAAGTGGATGCATTCCTTTTTACGGGATGAACAATATTCTGCGCTGCAAACCGGCCTTCGGGCCACCATCAATGCCCTGGTGGCGTTAAAAGAACTGCTGCACGAACTGAAGATCGGTTTTGTGGCGCCCGCACGAAATATATTTTCCCATCAAAAGTTACACTGGCTTTCCGAAGCGTATCATTCCAAAGAAGTCCCGTTGCTGAAAGCGGCCCGGTACGATCTTCTGCTCCGCCATACCCTGCGAAAGGAAATGGCGCAAGTGCTGGAGACCATTTACCAATTAGACGTGTACATGGCCGTGAGTGCCGTGGCGCGCGAAAGAGGATTTTCCTACGCGACGGCGCTGCCTGCGCCCATGAATGTGCTGGAAGCGGAAGCCCTATGGCATCCCGGCCTCCGGAAAGCGGTGCCGAACCCTGTGGCGCTGAACAGCGCGCACAACCTGGTGTTTTTAACGGGCGCGAATATGGCGGGGAAATCTACCCTCATGAAATCCATCGGGATCGCCACTTACCTTGCGCATGCCGGCTTTCCCGTGGCGGCGAAAGGTATGCGCTTCTCCGTTTGTGATGGCATGTACACTTCTATCAACGTGCCGGATAACCTTGATATGGGGTACAGTCATTTTTACGCGGAAGTACTCCGGGTGAAAAAAGTAGCGGAGGAAGTGAGCAGCGGGAAAAAACTGCTCGTGGTATTCGATGAACTCTTCAAAGGAACGAACGTAAAAGACGCTTATGATGCCACCCTGGCGGTAACAACGGCGTTCTCTAAATACAGGAATTGTTTTTTCATCATCTCCACCCATATCATAGAAGTGGGCGACGCCTTGAAAAAGGAGTTCGATTCCATCCGGTTCTCCTATCTGCCTACGGTAATGAACGGGCATGTGCCTTCCTATACTTACACCCTGGCCGAAGGCATCACCAGCGACCGGCAGGGGATGACTATCATTGAAAATGAAAAGATACTCGAACTACTGGAGGAATGA
- a CDS encoding DNA mismatch repair protein yields the protein MLFTTDKQTLEDLNIFGKHGGDSIYNMFNRCATRGGAAALEEMFRYPLSDHNGINRRAGIIRFFSASNLSFPFPNAHFDAIEPYLANQDDRTRISHEKRSLTQKMSNMIAPDTETMMVVKGVTALMEIFQDCQVFISSLKLEAGHFYANEKRILEDVLKDPAFEALLQHKGKPGLELIAEYDVLLRFRYRDRVQLLLRHIYLLDVYISVAKVARERGFVFAQALPKDVLHTVVEGVYHPRVPNAVPNSLHISPEENVLFLTGANMAGKSTFMKSISIAMYLAHVGFPVAATKMEFSVMDGIYTTINLPDNLGMGASHFYAEVLRVKKMAHELSLGKNLFIVFDELFRGTNVKDAYEATIAITKGFARRRNSLFLVSTHIIEAGEVLGKSCANIRFIYLPTRMNGNKPVYTYTLEKGITDDRHGMIIINNEGILDILEAGLKEKKSA from the coding sequence ATGTTGTTCACAACCGATAAACAAACACTGGAAGACCTGAACATCTTCGGTAAACATGGGGGAGATTCCATATACAATATGTTCAACCGCTGCGCCACAAGAGGGGGCGCGGCGGCGTTGGAAGAAATGTTCCGGTACCCGCTCTCGGACCACAACGGCATCAACCGCCGCGCGGGCATCATCCGGTTCTTCTCCGCTTCCAACCTCAGTTTCCCTTTTCCCAACGCGCATTTCGACGCCATAGAACCCTACCTCGCCAACCAGGACGACCGAACCAGGATCTCGCACGAAAAAAGATCGCTCACCCAAAAAATGAGCAATATGATCGCGCCTGATACCGAAACCATGATGGTCGTGAAAGGCGTGACCGCATTGATGGAAATTTTTCAGGACTGCCAGGTTTTCATTTCATCCCTGAAACTGGAAGCCGGACATTTTTATGCAAACGAAAAGCGCATACTCGAAGACGTGTTAAAAGATCCGGCTTTTGAAGCTTTGCTTCAACACAAAGGCAAACCCGGGCTGGAACTGATCGCGGAATATGATGTGCTACTGCGTTTCCGCTACCGCGATCGGGTGCAACTGCTGCTCCGGCATATCTACCTGCTGGATGTATATATTTCTGTGGCGAAAGTGGCGCGTGAACGGGGATTTGTTTTCGCGCAGGCTTTGCCGAAAGACGTACTCCATACCGTGGTGGAAGGCGTATACCATCCCAGGGTACCCAACGCCGTTCCCAACTCCCTGCACATTTCTCCGGAGGAAAATGTGCTGTTTCTTACGGGTGCGAATATGGCGGGAAAATCCACCTTTATGAAATCCATCAGCATTGCCATGTACCTTGCGCATGTTGGGTTTCCCGTTGCCGCAACGAAAATGGAATTCTCCGTAATGGATGGCATCTACACCACCATCAACCTGCCGGACAACCTCGGGATGGGGGCCAGCCATTTTTACGCGGAAGTATTGCGGGTGAAGAAAATGGCCCACGAACTGAGCCTGGGAAAGAACCTGTTCATCGTATTCGATGAACTGTTCCGCGGCACCAATGTAAAGGATGCCTATGAAGCCACCATCGCCATTACCAAAGGATTCGCCCGTCGCAGGAACAGTCTTTTCCTTGTTTCCACCCATATCATCGAAGCGGGTGAAGTGCTGGGAAAAAGCTGCGCCAACATTCGTTTCATTTACCTGCCCACCCGCATGAACGGCAACAAACCCGTGTACACTTATACCTTGGAAAAAGGAATCACCGACGACAGGCACGGCATGATCATCATCAACAACGAAGGTATCCTCGATATACTGGAAGCCGGATTGAAAGAAAAGAAATCAGCATGA
- a CDS encoding Gldg family protein, with translation MKTIFRVAGTELRMLFYSPIAWFVLIVFLVQSGIVYLGMIDGVATQQEMGGIRIRYIFDLTARLFVGKSGLFPHIMENLYLYIPLLTMGLISRETSSGTIKLLYSSPIKVREIIFGKYLAMMVYSFLLLLIVALFVCSGIYHIQEADKGMLMTSLVGFYLLLCVYSAIGLFMSCLTTYQIVAAVCTFVMIGLLSYIGSVWQGIEFVRDITYYLSIAGRTEKMLRGLISSKDVIYFIVIISIFLGLSIYKLKSGMESKSAAFKAGRYAAVVALSISVGYIFSLPWLIGYHDASLHQRNTVLPHVQKIIEDLGDEPLEVITYNNVLAASMGMGMDASYNRVASTWEMYNRFKKGHNIKVHKAINFYDSTLDNTTMLMGYPDKSLKEIAQQLTKATGMSMKDVKTPEEIRKIIDLRPEMNRFVMQLKYKDKTTFLRIFDDQTVWPGETEVSAAFKRLMQAKLPKVAFVTGNMERSIFRRGDREYAKIATARGFRYALINQGFDVDTVSLDNRDVPADISSLVIADPKLEWSETALVRLRQYISSGGNLLIACEPGKSNVTQPILDEVGVEMMPGRLVQADKDAAPDKVRLNLTKEAAGLSKYLAEIKEDTMAERVAMGGVAGLVYTGKANFTAKPLLVTDNKITWNRIKALDPEMMTSAMDGSMMMGSIYGGKDDEQELPAEKTDTAKNRRENTADPKKKAPATQVNMVNTKPYPSLVKHAVVRETSDQPASSRARGRGGRPGDMGTIVFSPEEGDTKGVYPTALSLSRNINGKEQRIVVTGDADFMKNGSMSMAGFHFTNSLFSWLSYDEFPISSYRPKTNDTAVKVSTEQVGTLRLLYLWVLPGLLIAFAAILLIRRKRK, from the coding sequence ATGAAAACAATTTTCAGGGTCGCGGGCACAGAGCTACGCATGTTGTTCTATTCGCCCATCGCGTGGTTCGTGCTGATCGTATTCCTGGTACAAAGCGGCATCGTTTACCTCGGCATGATCGACGGCGTTGCCACACAACAGGAAATGGGCGGAATCAGGATCAGGTACATCTTTGACCTCACGGCAAGGTTGTTTGTGGGGAAAAGCGGCCTGTTCCCCCACATCATGGAAAACCTGTACCTGTACATTCCATTGCTTACCATGGGATTGATCAGCCGGGAAACTTCCAGCGGTACCATCAAGTTGCTGTATTCTTCTCCCATTAAAGTAAGAGAGATCATTTTCGGGAAATACCTCGCCATGATGGTGTACAGCTTCCTGCTGCTGCTTATCGTCGCCTTGTTCGTATGCTCCGGGATTTACCATATCCAGGAAGCGGACAAAGGAATGCTGATGACCAGCCTGGTCGGCTTCTACCTGCTCCTTTGCGTGTATTCGGCCATCGGCCTGTTCATGTCCTGCCTCACGACCTACCAGATTGTTGCGGCGGTATGTACTTTCGTGATGATCGGATTACTGAGTTATATCGGCTCCGTATGGCAGGGTATCGAATTCGTACGGGATATTACTTACTATCTCTCCATCGCGGGGCGTACGGAAAAAATGTTGCGTGGGCTGATCTCTTCCAAAGATGTGATCTACTTCATCGTGATCATTTCGATATTCCTTGGACTGAGTATTTACAAACTGAAATCGGGCATGGAATCGAAGTCTGCAGCGTTCAAAGCCGGAAGGTATGCTGCTGTGGTGGCGCTCAGTATATCTGTCGGTTATATCTTCTCTCTTCCCTGGCTTATTGGTTACCACGATGCTTCGCTGCACCAACGGAATACCGTGTTGCCGCATGTGCAGAAAATTATTGAAGACTTGGGCGATGAACCCCTGGAAGTGATCACCTACAACAACGTGCTGGCGGCTTCCATGGGAATGGGTATGGATGCCTCCTATAACCGCGTTGCTTCCACCTGGGAAATGTACAACCGCTTTAAAAAAGGACACAACATCAAAGTACACAAAGCGATCAATTTCTATGACAGCACCCTGGATAATACGACCATGCTCATGGGGTACCCCGATAAATCGCTGAAAGAAATAGCCCAGCAACTCACCAAAGCTACCGGCATGAGTATGAAAGATGTAAAAACGCCCGAGGAAATACGGAAAATCATCGACCTGCGTCCCGAAATGAACCGTTTTGTGATGCAATTGAAATACAAGGATAAAACTACTTTCCTGCGCATTTTTGATGACCAGACCGTATGGCCGGGTGAAACGGAAGTGTCTGCCGCATTCAAAAGACTGATGCAGGCAAAACTCCCCAAAGTAGCTTTCGTTACCGGAAACATGGAAAGAAGTATTTTCAGAAGAGGCGACCGTGAATACGCTAAAATTGCCACCGCAAGAGGATTCCGTTACGCATTGATCAACCAGGGGTTTGATGTGGATACGGTTTCACTGGATAACAGAGATGTGCCCGCTGATATTTCCAGCCTCGTAATTGCCGACCCCAAACTGGAGTGGAGCGAAACAGCCCTCGTGCGACTCCGCCAGTACATCAGTAGCGGAGGAAACCTCCTGATTGCCTGTGAACCGGGAAAAAGCAATGTGACGCAGCCCATACTGGATGAAGTTGGGGTGGAAATGATGCCCGGCAGACTGGTGCAGGCCGATAAGGATGCCGCGCCCGACAAAGTACGCCTGAACTTAACGAAAGAGGCCGCCGGTTTGTCGAAGTACCTGGCCGAGATAAAAGAGGATACCATGGCTGAAAGAGTAGCCATGGGCGGTGTGGCAGGACTGGTATATACCGGTAAAGCCAATTTCACGGCAAAGCCATTGCTGGTGACGGATAACAAGATCACCTGGAACAGGATAAAAGCACTGGATCCTGAAATGATGACTTCCGCGATGGACGGCTCCATGATGATGGGAAGCATTTATGGCGGGAAAGATGACGAACAGGAACTGCCTGCGGAAAAAACGGATACGGCAAAGAACAGGCGTGAAAATACTGCTGATCCAAAGAAGAAAGCGCCCGCGACCCAGGTGAACATGGTGAACACAAAACCATATCCTTCACTCGTAAAACACGCGGTGGTACGGGAAACCTCCGACCAGCCTGCATCTTCCCGTGCGAGAGGCCGGGGCGGAAGGCCGGGTGATATGGGAACGATCGTTTTTTCTCCCGAAGAAGGCGACACCAAAGGAGTCTACCCAACAGCATTATCTCTTTCAAGGAACATCAACGGGAAAGAACAACGCATCGTGGTTACCGGAGATGCCGATTTTATGAAGAACGGCAGCATGAGTATGGCAGGCTTTCATTTTACCAATTCCCTGTTCAGCTGGCTTTCTTATGATGAATTCCCGATCAGCAGCTACCGCCCCAAAACAAATGATACGGCGGTGAAGGTGAGCACCGAACAAGTGGGGACCCTGCGCCTGCTTTACCTATGGGTGCTTCCGGGATTGCTTATCGCTTTCGCTGCAATTTTACTCATCCGCAGAAAAAGGAAATAG
- a CDS encoding ABC transporter ATP-binding protein produces the protein MENAIVRIEKLSHRYTNAWAIRDINMEIGAKGIVGLLGSNGAGKSTTMNILCGALNQTEGDVFINGINLREQPELAKKEIGFLPQNPPLYMDLTVDEYLSYCAALRHIPKDKMKPAIKEAKERCGIDHFSNRLIRNLSGGYRQRVGIAQAIVHKPALVVLDEPTNGLDPNQITEVRALIKEIASDRAVIFSSHILSEIQILCKEIKMIESGRIVFSDTMDAFNNYVEPHSMLIRFENPPSTAELAEIPGVTNVDFLTERQVRIHFNGDQEITERMVNTSVQKGWRLREISLDKSALDEIFKQLSNQKLN, from the coding sequence ATGGAAAATGCAATTGTAAGGATAGAAAAACTATCCCATCGCTACACCAATGCCTGGGCCATCCGTGATATCAATATGGAGATCGGTGCAAAGGGCATTGTAGGGTTGCTCGGCTCCAACGGCGCGGGCAAATCCACCACCATGAACATTCTGTGTGGCGCGCTGAATCAAACCGAAGGAGATGTATTTATCAACGGCATCAACCTGCGCGAGCAGCCAGAACTGGCAAAAAAAGAGATCGGCTTTCTTCCCCAGAATCCGCCGCTGTACATGGATCTTACAGTAGATGAATATCTCTCTTACTGCGCTGCACTCCGGCACATCCCCAAAGATAAAATGAAGCCCGCCATCAAAGAAGCGAAGGAACGTTGCGGCATCGACCATTTCAGCAACCGCCTCATACGCAACCTCTCAGGAGGATACCGCCAGCGGGTAGGCATCGCGCAGGCCATCGTACACAAGCCCGCACTGGTGGTGCTGGATGAACCCACCAATGGACTGGACCCGAACCAGATCACAGAAGTAAGGGCGCTGATCAAAGAGATCGCTTCAGACAGGGCCGTGATCTTTTCTTCCCATATCCTCTCCGAAATTCAGATCCTCTGCAAAGAAATCAAGATGATTGAAAGCGGCAGGATCGTATTCTCTGATACAATGGATGCCTTCAACAACTATGTTGAGCCGCACAGTATGCTGATCCGTTTCGAAAACCCGCCTTCCACGGCGGAACTGGCCGAGATACCAGGGGTCACCAATGTGGACTTTCTTACCGAAAGACAGGTACGCATCCATTTCAACGGCGACCAGGAAATCACCGAACGCATGGTGAACACCAGTGTACAGAAAGGATGGAGGCTCCGGGAGATCAGTCTCGATAAGAGCGCCCTCGATGAGATATTCAAACAACTTTCCAATCAGAAACTCAACTAA